The Candidatus Methylomirabilota bacterium genome segment GCGACCTCCTCGTGACCGTGCGCGGCGGCGCCTCGCTCAGCGAGGCGCTCGCGAAGCACCACCCGCGCCCGTTCTCGCGCCTCTACATCAACATGGTGCGCGCCGGCGAGAAGGGCGGCGTCCTCGAGGTGACGCTCCGGCGGCTCGCGGAGTTCCTCGAGGCCCGCGCCGTCTTCGCGGAGGCCGTCATCGGGGCGCTCACCTACCCGGCCGTCCTCCTCACGGTCGCGCTCGGCGCGATCGTCTTCCTCCTGACGTTCGTCGTGCCGCGCTTCGCGACGATCTTCGCCGACCTCGGTCAGGCCGTGCCGCTGCCGACGCAAATTCTCATGACCGTGAGCGCGGTCGTCCAGGGCTACTGGTGGGCCGGCCTGCTCGGCCTCCTCGCCGTCGTCCTCGGCTGGCGCGTCTGGACGGGGACGCCCGAGGGCCGCGTGGCGTGGGACCAGACCCTGCTCGGGCTGCCGCTCATCGGCGGGCTCGCGCTGAAGATCGAGGCCGCGCGCTTCGCCCGCACGCTCGGCACGATGCTCAAGAGCGGCGTGCCCGTCATGGGCGCGCTCGCGGTCGTGGGCGACATGATGACCAACCAGGCGATCGGCCGGGCCGTGGGGCGGCTCGCCGACGGCGTCAAGCGCGGCGGCACGATCGCGGCGGGGATGCAGGAACAGGCGCGCTTTCCCGCGCTCGCGATCCACATGGTGCGCGTCGGCGAGGAGACGGGGCGGCTCGAGGAGATGCTCCTCAAGGTGGCCGAGACCTTCGAGGCGGACGTCCGCACCGAGATGAAGCGCGCGCTCGACCTCCTCGGGCCCGTGGTCATCCTCGGCATGGGACTGATCGTGGCGTTCATCGTGGTCGCGATGCTGCTCGCGATCTTCTCGATCAACGAGATCCCGCTATGACCCGGCGGTCACCTTTCGCGTCCGGGGCCGGCGAGCCCCTCGTCGACCACGACTGCCATCAGGCGCGTCACGTCGGTCTTCCAGCGTGGCGGCCTCCGTGCGCCTACGACACGGGTCTCGGAGAGGCTCGCCGCCCCGGGCGCCCGACGTGGCGCCGGATCATCCTTGGCGAAGGAGGGGTGAGGCGGCCCGCGCGCGCATGGATCGGCCGCGATCAGCGCGGGTTCACCCTCATCGAGCTGCTGGTGGTGATCATCGTGCTCGGGCTGCTCGTCGGCCTGGTGGGGCCGCGGCTGTTCGGTCGCGTCGGCCAGTCGAAGCAGGCGGCCGCGCGCGCGCAGATCGAGCTGCTCGGCGCCGGGCTCGATCAGTACCGCCTCGACACCGGCGCCTATCCGACGGGCGCGCAGGGCCTCGACGCGCTCCAGCGGAATCCGAACGTGGCCAACTGGAACGGCCCCTACCTCAAGAAGGACGTGCCCAAGGACCCATGGGGCAACGCGTACAAGTACCGCTGCTGTCCCGGCCAGCACGGGGACTACGACCTCTGGTCGGAGGGGGCCGACGGCCAGCCCGGCGGCGAAGGGGAGAACGCCGACATCATGTCATGGGAAAACGCGCAGAAGTAGGCGCGCGCGGGTTCACGCTCCTCGAGCTGGTCATCGCCCTCTTCGTCATCGCGCTGGCGGTCGGCCTCGTCGGCCCCGCGATCGGCCGCAGCACCGACTCGGTCCGCGCCCGCGCGGACGTCGCGGGCTTCGCCGCCTTCTTCCGCCACGCGCGCGAACAGGCCATCACGCGCCGCGAGGCGCTCCGGGTCGTCGTCGAGCCCGACGCGCACCGGCTGACGCTCCTGGCCGGCGAGGATGACGTGCTGCGCGCGCGCGTCTTCCCCGAGCGCCTCGTGATCGTCCCCGCGTCGTCGAACGCGGGCACGGTTCGCTTCGCGCCCGAGGGAACCTCCACCGGGGGCGAGTACCGGCTCGCCTCGGGCAGCGTGAGCTACCGCGTCACCGTGGACCCCATCACCGGCCGCGTCCGGAGCATCCGACAATGACGCCCCGCGCGCCCACGGCCGGCGCGCCCGAGTCGGGCTTCACGCTCCTCGAGGTGGTCGTCGCGCTCGCGATCCTGAGCATCGCGATCGTTGCGTCCATCCAGGGCTTCGCGCAGGGCCTCCGGCTCCTCAAGACCGCCGGCGACCACCAGCAGGCGATGCTGCTCGCCGACCAGAAGATCCGCGAGGTCCTGGTTCCGGCCGAGGAGAAGCAGTCGGGGACGGAAGGAGCGTTCACGTGGGAGCGGACGATCACGGTGGACCCGACGCCCGAGCTCGAACGCTCGCGCGCGACGGCATCGTGGACGATCTACCGGATCGCGGTCCGGGTGGGCTGGGGCGACCGGAGCCACGTCGAGCTGGTCACGCTGCGCGCCTCGATCGAGAAGGCCGTGACACGATGACGCCACCCGCACCTGCGACGCGCCCGCGCGGCTTCACCCTCCTCGAGGTGCTGCTCGCGCTCGCGCTCGTGGCGACGCTCCTCGTGATCGCGTTCGGCGGCCTGCGCGTCGCGCTCGCCTCCTGGCGCCGCGGCGAGGATCGGGCCGAGACCCAGCAGCACGTGCGTGGCATCGCGCAGGCGCTCGCGCGCACGCTCGGCGGCGCCTATCCGTACCGGGGCGCCCCCGGCCCCACGCTGGACCCGGTCGTGCTCTTCGTCGGCGGCGCGAGCCGGCTCGAGTTCGTCACGCAGTCGCCGCCGTTCCCCTTCGCCGTGCCGATCGCGTTCACCGCGGTCGTGATCGTGCTCGACGAGAGCGCGGACCGCCCGGGACTCGTGATCCGGCAGCGCCCGCTGCCGAACCAGAACCCGTTCACGGACGCGGAGATCGTCTTCCACGACCCGAGCGTCACCGCCCTCGCCTTCCAGTACCTGGACGTGGGCGGCGAGTGGGTCGACCGGTGGGACGCGCGGACCGACAACGCGACGCCGCGCGCCGTCCGCGTCGCGGTCGGCGCGACGCTCGACGGCCGGGCGCAGACGCTCCCACCCTTCACCGTCTCGCTGCGGGTCGGGGAGACCACGGGCCAATGACGCCCCACGTGCCTACGGCAGGCCACCCACGACGCGAGCCGGACTCGCGAGCCCCGCTACAATGACGCGCGACGAGCGGGGGATCGCGCTGATCGTCGTGCTCCTCGTCATGGCGATCGTCGGCGTGGTCGGGGCGGAGTTCGCCTACTCGATGCGCCTGGAGGCCTCCGCCGTGCGCGCGTACCGCGACGGCGTCATCGCCCTCCACCTCGCGGAGGCGGCGATCGCGCAGGCGACGCGCGAGCTCGTCGCCGACGCGACGTACGTGGCCATGGACGACCAGGGCCGGCTCACCTTCCACACGGGCACGCCGCCGCTCCCGCTCCCGCACCTTCCGCGCGAGCAGGTGGCGTTCCCCGGCGGCCGCTTCTCCTACCGGATCACCGACGAGGAGGCGCGCCTCAACGTCAACACCGCCCCGCCCGAGCAGATGGAGCGGCTCCTGCTCGGCCTCGGCCTCGACAAGAGCGTGCGCGACGTCATCGGCGACTCGCTCCAGGACTGGCGCGACGCGAACGAGGAGCACCGCCTCAACGGCGCGGAGAGCGACTACTACCTCGCCCTGCCCGTACCCTACCGCTCGCACAACGCGAACCTCGACTCCGTCGCGGAGCTCCTGCAGGTCCGCGGCGTGACGCCCGAGATCTATCGCGGCACGGCGGGAGCGCCGGGGCTCGTGGACCTCCTCGCGGTCCACGCGACGGGTCAGGTCAACATCAACACGGCGTCGCCGGCCGTGCTCAGGGCCCTCGGCCTCGCCGAAGCCCAGGTGGTGGAGATCCTGCAGGCGCGACACGTCACGCCCTACACCGCCGTCCCCGACCGGTTCAGCGGCCGCGGGCTCGGCTTCTCGACGCAGACCTTCCGCGTGGAGGCCGAGGGCATCGTGGCCGGGCGCGTCGCGGCGCGCGTGACCGCGGTGATCCGGAAGCGCCCCGGCGTTCCCACCTCCGTGGCGATCCTCTGGTGGTCCGGGCTCCGCTGAGCGTACGGAGATTACCGGAGGCCCGAATGAGGGCAAGAATTTGTGGCCCTTTGATCCGTCAAACACCATACTTTATACGGGCATGAAAATCGGATTCCTCCGCCTCGGCGTCGTCCTGCTCGGCAATCGGCTGAGCGTGGCCGCCGTCCGGCGGGGTCGCGTGGACACGTTCGTCGTCCAGGCGGAGAACCCAACGACCGCGCTCCGCGCCGAGCTCGACGCACGGGGGCTCGCGCCGCGGGCGGTCGCGCTCGGCCTGGCGCGCTCGGCGGTGACGGTGAAGCCCATCGAGCTGCCGCCCGTCGCCGGCGAGACGCGCGACATGGTGCGCTTCGAGCTCGACCGCCACCTGCCCTTCCCCGCGGAGGACGCGCCGTTCGACTTCCTGCCGCTCGCGCCCGACGGCGCGCCCGCCCCGCCGGGCGAGGCCCGGCGCGTGCTCGTCGCGGCCGCCGACCGGCGCGTCGTGGACGCGGCGCTCCGGCTCGCGGAGGAGGCGAAGCTCCGCCCCCTGTCGGTGACGGTCGCCGCGCACGACCTCCTCGCGCTCGTGCGCCCCGCACGCGGGCAGCGCGTCGCGTGGCTCCATCGCGCGGGCGACGCCACCGACCTGCTGCTCGTCCGCGGCGCCGACCTCGTCCTCAGCCGGAGCCTCGCCGCGGCCGACGGGGCGACGCTCGTCGCGGAGGTCCGCCGGAGCTTCCCCGTGGCCCGCTGGCGTGAGTGC includes the following:
- a CDS encoding type II secretion system F family protein — protein: MPVFVYRAADRRGQTIDGVMEAPDARAVVERLQKDAYYPIRVAPHAERTGWPAFGGSARFSQRDLLALTQQLATLVEAGLPLDRALAIVEELAPHARARALVGDLLVTVRGGASLSEALAKHHPRPFSRLYINMVRAGEKGGVLEVTLRRLAEFLEARAVFAEAVIGALTYPAVLLTVALGAIVFLLTFVVPRFATIFADLGQAVPLPTQILMTVSAVVQGYWWAGLLGLLAVVLGWRVWTGTPEGRVAWDQTLLGLPLIGGLALKIEAARFARTLGTMLKSGVPVMGALAVVGDMMTNQAIGRAVGRLADGVKRGGTIAAGMQEQARFPALAIHMVRVGEETGRLEEMLLKVAETFEADVRTEMKRALDLLGPVVILGMGLIVAFIVVAMLLAIFSINEIPL
- the gspG gene encoding type II secretion system major pseudopilin GspG, with the translated sequence MRRPARAWIGRDQRGFTLIELLVVIIVLGLLVGLVGPRLFGRVGQSKQAAARAQIELLGAGLDQYRLDTGAYPTGAQGLDALQRNPNVANWNGPYLKKDVPKDPWGNAYKYRCCPGQHGDYDLWSEGADGQPGGEGENADIMSWENAQK
- a CDS encoding GspH/FimT family pseudopilin — translated: MGKRAEVGARGFTLLELVIALFVIALAVGLVGPAIGRSTDSVRARADVAGFAAFFRHAREQAITRREALRVVVEPDAHRLTLLAGEDDVLRARVFPERLVIVPASSNAGTVRFAPEGTSTGGEYRLASGSVSYRVTVDPITGRVRSIRQ
- a CDS encoding type II secretion system protein, whose translation is MTPRAPTAGAPESGFTLLEVVVALAILSIAIVASIQGFAQGLRLLKTAGDHQQAMLLADQKIREVLVPAEEKQSGTEGAFTWERTITVDPTPELERSRATASWTIYRIAVRVGWGDRSHVELVTLRASIEKAVTR
- a CDS encoding prepilin-type N-terminal cleavage/methylation domain-containing protein, with amino-acid sequence MTPPAPATRPRGFTLLEVLLALALVATLLVIAFGGLRVALASWRRGEDRAETQQHVRGIAQALARTLGGAYPYRGAPGPTLDPVVLFVGGASRLEFVTQSPPFPFAVPIAFTAVVIVLDESADRPGLVIRQRPLPNQNPFTDAEIVFHDPSVTALAFQYLDVGGEWVDRWDARTDNATPRAVRVAVGATLDGRAQTLPPFTVSLRVGETTGQ